Genomic segment of Truepera radiovictrix DSM 17093:
ACGTACTGCTCACCAGTAACGATAGGTGGACTGTAGGCCTTGGCCTAAGGGCGCTCGCCTCGAATGCGCTAGCGACGCAGTGGGGGACGCTCGCCGCTAGCGCCGTCCTGGGCAGTCTGCCGATCCTTGTCATCTTCTACGCCTTTCAAAACGCGCTGAGCGCCCAGTACATTGCCGGGGGGGTCAAGGGATAAGGATCAAGATCAGAGCGTAAAGACAGCTCACGCGCGACAACGAGGCTTGAGAGGTACAATCACCCGCACGATCTCCTCCTGATCGTCCGTCTCGGCGAGCTTTAAGACGCCCCGGTACCCCTCGGTCTCGGCGTCGTGGAGGCGGGCGTTGCACACGATGCTCGTCCGCCCCCGCGCCTGCAGGTCGAACAGGCCCCCTACTAGCATCGGGTTGATGCCGTAGCGAAGGTGCAGCCGCCCCTGAAGGTGCGCGCGCAGCCCCCACGCGAGCCACGCCTCGCCCTCGGTGACGCTAGGGTCGGGGGGCCACGGGCGCGTCCACGGGGCGAAGTTGGCGCTCGGCTGCACGACGATCTGCGCGCCTAGCGCGTCGAAGCGGTCCACGACCGAGCTGTAAAAGCCGTCCAAGCACACCGCCACCCCGACCCGGCCCACGGGCGTCTCGAAGGTGTGCTGCGCCTCGGGGAGGGCTCGAGAGAGGCCGAGGTGGGACTCGAGCCCCGGCGTCAGATAGCGTTTGGCGGTGCGGTCCAAAAGGGTGCCGGTCGGGGCGAAGGTGTAGGCGACGTTATAGACGCGAGGATCGGCGATATGGGTGCCGCGCACCGCCTCGAGCTCGATGTGCGGCAAGAAGCTGCTACCCGCCACCACGGTCGCCCCCGTACGCCGCGCTGCGGCGGCGAAAGCGGCCGTGTAGGCGCGGTAGGCGGGGAGCGCGCGGGCCAGAAACAAGGCTTCGGGACCTAACGCGCGAAAGCGCCAGGCGGTTCCGAGCACCGCGCGCCAGTACGTCTGTAGCAGCCGCTGAGCGGCTTCGGTCACGCGGCCCGACCCGGCGACGCGGCCGTAGTCGCTCCCCGAAGGCCCCAGCGTCAGCAGGAGCGGTAAGCCTATGGTCTCGGGAAAAGCGATCAGCTTGGGCGCGCCGTCCAGCCCCGCCACGGCCCGCTCGGCGAGCTCGAGGACGCGCGCAGCGAACGTCTCGGCGTCTCGGTAATCCGCGAGGCGCATGGCGGCCTGCACGGCGATGAGGTGGACGGTCACGCTCTAGTGTAAGACCTCACGCTCCGGCGGACATCGACAAGGGATCGCTGAAAGCTAGAGCCCACCGAGCTCCCCGCCTTCATGCGGGCCGCCGCGCGGCTCTTGGACCGGGAGCTAGATGACGCGGCGCTGGCCGTAGACGCCGAAGGGACGGTATCCCGCACCGCCGCCCTGCGCGCGTTGCGAACGCTCGGCGTGGACGGCGCGCACCTCAGCGACCCGCCGACGTGGGGGGAGCTCTGCGGCGCGGTGGCGCAGGTGCTCTAGCACGGCCCAACAGGGTTGCTCATGGCCTGCTGCGGTCGCTCGAGACGCCTGCCGCAGCGCCACCAAGCTCCAACCGTCTTGTTGCGGCAAGCACCCCTGGGACACAAACGCTTGCGGCCTAGCCAAAACCCATGCTCCTTAAGGCGTGAGTAGCGGGTGGGTTTCGGCCGCCTCCTCTTGACAAGGCTGCCTCTACGTGCTCCTATGTAAACAGCTTTCCAACTTGGAAAGTACTTGAAGGAGAAACATGGATAGAGATGAAGCGCAACGTCAGTTAGAGAGCCATGCCCGTCAGGCGCAGCACCTCCAGAGGCGCTACATAAGACCGGTGATGCTCTTTCTGGCCCTTTTCGCCTTTGCCTTCCTCATCACCGGGGGATCTGGGACGGTGCTAGGCAACCTCGTATTGGTGGGCATCTTCGTGGGGTGGGCCATCTTTTCTGGACAGCTCAACAGGGTCACTTGGCGCCGCGAGCAGCACCTCAAGCTCGTCGGGGTGCTCTTTTTGGGCTGGCTTTGGATCATCGTGTGTAACGCCTACTTCGTGAACTGGAACCCTCTGGGCTTGCCCCTCAGCGGGCTCCTCGGGGGGGTGCTAGCCGCCCTGCCGTTTCTCCTGCTCGCGTACCACTACCGTCCATGAAGCACCCGCGCGCCCAACTCGACGACCTCCTGCTCCACCCCGTGCGCTTTTCCATCCTCGCCCTTTTGCACCACGTCGCCAAGGCGGAGTTCGCCGCCGTACGCGACGCGGTCGAAGTGAGCGACTCCGTGCTTTCAAAGCAGCTCAGCGTGCTCGAGGGGGCGGGTTACGTGGCTGTCGAAAAGCGCTTCTTGGGCAAGCGGCCAAACACCAGGTTGTCGCTCACCGCACGCGGGCGTGAGGTGTTCGCCACGCACCTAGAGGCTTTGCAGGCGGTGGTGAATGTCGGGCTCCCCGCAGAGCCCCACGAGCGGGGTGCTGCGAGGCGCGGCGAGGCGTAACGCGCCCCCGTCCGTAACCCCGCCCTCAGTCGCTGCTAGCAGCTATGCGATGATGAAGGCAGCTTGAGATCACAGCTTGAGACGCGAGGCAGCGCGACGCGGGAGGGGTAGGGATGTTAGAAGCTTACGGAAACGAGACCAAGGTGCTGGTCCTTCACCTCGCTAACCTCGAGCTGAGGCTGTGCGCGCTCGAGGGGCTCTCCCGCGACGAGGCGATTGCGCAGACGACCGACGCAGTCCGGCTGTCGCTAGGGGCGATGCGCAACACCCTCCTGCCCGACGACGAGGTAGAGACCCTAAAACACCTCATCGCCGCGCAGTACGACCGGCTAGCCCCCAAAGAGGGTGCGGAGGTGCTCAAAGCCTCCTAGCTCCTCGGCTGCCGCGCGGACGTCGGGGGGTCTGTAGCCTGTGGCTCGTGGTCCGTGGATCACGAACGAGCTATGAGCACTTGCCGAACGCCTAGCTCACAGGGGCTCTGCCCTCGCGCAGCATCCTCACCGGGGGGCGCCTCTAGTGAGGCTGAGTGCGGCGTTGACCGCTCGGTTACGGCCATGGGCCGGACGCCTCGTGGCGTTGACTGTGGGCGCTAGCACCTAGCGCGGAGCCCAAAGGGGCCTTTAGATATCTGCGCCCGTTTCTCATAGCGCCTTTGGTAGACTCTCTCGGTGTCTAGGCTTCGTTTAGCGGGCTACCTCCTGCGCGAGACCGCTGGGCTCTACCTTTTGGGGGTAGCGGCGTTTTGTCTGCTGCTGTCGATCGACACGCTCACCGTGTGGGCGGGTTACTTGATCCAGCAAAACGCGACGCTCGGCGTGATCGCGCGGCTTATGCTCTACCAACTGCCGCTATTTTTACACCTGTCGCTGCCGGTCGCAGCGGTGTTCGCCGTGCTCCTCGCGACCGGCAGGCTCGCCAAGGACTCCGAACTCAAAGCAGCCTACGCGCTCGGGGTGCCGCCTTTGTCGCTCCTCTGGCCGCTTTTGGGGTTCGGTGTGCTCATCAGCGTCGCGGCGCTCCTTAACAACGGCTACTTGGAGCCGCGCGGGCAGATCGCCGAGGACGAACTCGTGGCGTCGTTTTTCAACGCGCGCCCGTCGGCCGAGACGCAGCGCGACGTGTCGTTTCGGCAAGAGGGCGGGCTCTACTACGCCGCGCGCATCCGGGCCGACACCTTCGACCGCACGCGCGCGGAGCTCTCCGGCGTGCTCGTCTACGGCGACGACGGTACCCTCTATAGCGCCCCCTACGGCACCTGGGACAGCGAGGTAAACACCTGGACGCTCGAGGAGGTCGAGGTGCTGCGCGAGGGAGAGGCGCCTCGTTTAGAACCCACCCTCACCCTGCCCTTTACGCTCCAGGCCGACGCGGGGGCGAGCTTGAGCGCCGCTGAGAACCTCACCCTGAGCGAGCTCTACGCCCGCATCGAAGCGGGGCGGCGCGCGGGGCAGTCGGTGCGGGGCGACCTCTTTAACCTACATCGGCGCCTGGCGGACGCCTCGAGCGCGGTTATCTTCGTGCTCATCGCGGGCGCTCTGGGGCTGCACCTGCGCGGGCGGAGCGCCGGTTTCGGTTGGACCATCGTCCTCTTGGTGTGCTTTTTCGCCCTCTGGACGCTCTCGGAGAGCTTCTTCGAGCAGGGCGTCCTCTCACCCGTGGTGGCCGCGTGGTTGACGACCGGGGTGGTCGGCCTCATCGGGGGCGCGCTGGCGCTCGTGAGGTTGCGGTGAGGCGTGCGGTGCGTGGCGTGTGGCGTGTGGCGCGTGGTTTGGATTCGTGTGGGACATCACGCCTTCTGACTCCTGGCTCCTGGCCACCGACCACTAACTACTGGCTACTGATTCCTGACTCCCAGCTTTTAGCTCCTCCCAAGGTCCCCCGCCCATGACCCGGCGCTTCTCCCTGTATCTGGTCCGCGAGATCCTGCCGCTCTACGCGGCGGGGCTCACGGCGCTCCTTATCCTCTTGCTCGGCGCCTTTTTGCTCCTTGAAGGCGTGCTCGCCGACGCGGTCGCGCGCGGGGTCGGTCCGGCTCTGGTGGCGCGCTTTTTGCTCTACAGCATCCCCTCGGCGGCGGCGATGGGGCTGCCCTTGGCGCTCCTTTTCGCGGCGCTCTTGGGCATCACCCGCCTGAGCCAAGACAGCGAGATCAAAGCGGGGCTCCTTCTGGGGCTCTCGCCGCGGCAGTTTCTGACGCCCATCTTGCTGCTGGGGCTGCTGGTCAGCACCGTGAGCTTTATCAACAACGAACTTCTCGCCCCCTGGAGCTATAGGCGCGCGCAGGAGGCGCTTAAAGACATCCTGGTGCAGAGCCCGGAGACCCTGATCGAAGCGGGGAGCTTTTTTACCGACGCGCTCGGGCGCAGCGTCTACTTGGGCAGCATCGCGCCGGGCGGGGTAGTGCGGGACGTGACGGTCATCCAACCGGGGGGCACGGCCGGACCGAGCGAGGTGATCCGCGCCGAATCGGGCGTTCTCGACGAAGCGGCGGGGGTGTGGCGCTTAAACGGCATCCGGATGCTGCGCTACCGCGACGGCCGCGTCGTCTTGGACGCCCCCGCCGACGAGGCGCTGCTACCCGTGCGGGGCCTCTCAGCGAGCTCGAGCACCCCGCCGGAGCTCACGCGGCTGCCCCTGCGCGAGCTTTTCGCGCGGCTGCGCGGCACCAACCCGCAAGACGCCCCCGCCGAGTGGACCGCCCTGCACCGCAAGTTCGCCGAGCCCTCGGCGGCCTTTGCCTTCGCGCTCTTTGCGCTCTCGATCGGCCTCTACTCGTTCCGGCGCAACTTCGGGTTGGGGCTCGTGTCGGTCTTGTTCCTGACCTTTATCTACTACGCGACTTGGAGCGTCTCCAACCTCCTGGGGGCGCAGGGCACCCTTCCGGCCGCCGTCGCGGGGTGGCTCCCCTTTGCCCTCTACCTGGTCGCCGGGCTCGTGCTGCTGGTGCTCTCGTGGCGGCGTTAGTGCGGCGTGTGGCGTGTGGCTCGTGGCGTGTGGCGCGTGTCTTGTGGCGTCTTCTCCGGCAGCATCCTCCTCGCTTTGTGCTACTGGCTACCGGCTACTGGCTACTGACCACCGCTGCCGCCGTCGAGATCCGCGTGCTCGAGGCCGACACCCTAGAGATCCGCCCCATCAGCGTCCCCGGCGGCGAGGCCACCGAGCTGCTCGTCATCACCGGCTCGCCGGTGCGGATGGAGGTCGGTGGCGACGCGATCACCGCCGAGTACATCGAGTTCGACCGCGAGGCGCGGCTCATGCGCATCGTCGGCCCCGGCGACGTGGGCTTCGAGGGCGTCACGACGCAGGGGCGCGACTACCTTTTGGACGTCTCGAGCGAGGAGCTGAGCGTCCGCGACGTGGTGATCTTCACCGAACCCATCGACATCCAAGGGGTTCAGGCGACCCGCATGCCGGGACAGATCGACATCACCGCGGGCGCCTTTAGCCCCTGCAGCCGCTGCGACCAAGAGGTGCAGGACTACCGCTTTAGCGCCGACCGGCTCATCCTCTACCCCGGCGACCGGCTCGTCGCGTACGGCGTCACGGTGTTTGTGCGCGAGCTGCCGAGCATGGTGCTCCCCGTGATGGTCGTCCCCCTCGGCCCCGAGGACCGCCGGCCGCGCTTTAGCGTGTCGCAGGGTTCCGCGACGACCCGCGCCGAGGCCGCCCTCGACTGGCCCTACGTGCTCGGCGCCGACGCGTTTGGCACCCTCTCGCTCCGCTACTACGCCGACGTGACGCCGGGCGCCTCGAGGGGCCCGACCGAGGGACTCTTGGGCGGCCGCGTCGACGAGAGCTACCTAGGGGGCGGTTTCGACGGGCGCTTCTACACGGCGACCGGGGAGGGAGAATTCGGGGTGTTCTACACGCCCGCCTTCGTCGACCCCTTCGCCCCGGGCGGGCGGACGCAAGACCAGCTCGAGCTCACCCTCGGCTACAGCACCCAAGAGGCGTTGGGCGGCACCCAGTTCGAGGTGCTTATAGAGCGCGACGACACCCTCAGTCCGCGCATCTTGACCTACACCGCGCGCGTTGGCGGCAGCTTGGGCGGCCCCCTGGCCCCTTTCGGCGTCCGCTACGTCACGCAGGGGTTTTTCGACCTCGACCCCGACGACGCGGTCTTTACCCCCAGCTACCGCGACCCCGAGGGGCCGCTGCGGACCCTTTCGCGGGTGCAAGTGACCCAAGACGACGGCGTGCGCTTCTCCGTCGGCCCCTTTACGCTCTCGGGGTTGCGCCTCGATGCGGGCGCGTTCGAGGACTTCGCCAACCCGAACAACCTCTCCGCGCAGCTCTCGCCCGTCACCTTGGGGGGGCGGGCGGTCGTCCAGCACGGGCGGCTCTTGGCGGGTCACACCGTCGAGCTCGCCCCCGTGGTGCCCTTTGCGGGCGCCAGCCTCTCGGGCCGCACCACCTTTACGGGTCAGTACTACACCTCGCAGAATACGGGCGGCGAGTTTGAACGCCTGGTGGACTGGAACACCTCGCTCACCGCGCGTCAGGAGTTCGGGGTCGGCTCCCTCGAGCTGGCGCTGCGGCGCAACATCTTAGAGGGCGAGACGCCCTTTTCGTTCGACGCCCGCGCGACGCCGAACAACCGCACCGACCTCACCAGCACCTTCCGCTTCCGACCCGCCGCGTGGTTCGACCTGCAGCTGCGCGAGGTCTACGTCTTCGAGGACGCGCGCGCGATCGACGCCGTCGGCCCCGGCCCTTTAGAGAGCCGCCTGACGCTGTTTGGTAACGTGAACTGGCTGAACGTCAGCCTAGAGCACCTCTACGACTTCGCCGAGGGCGACCCCGGCGTGCTGAGCGGCACGCTGGACGTGCGCACGCCCGAGGGTTTTCTGGAGCTGCCGGTCGACGCCCGCGTCCGCATAGACGGCGCTTACGACCTCGACGTGACGGGCGACCGCGTCACCGGTGCCCCCCGCAACGCGTCCGAGGTCGGCGCAACACTCGAGCTGGGTTACTTAGACCTCGTGCGCCTCGACGCGAGCTCCGGTTACGACTGGGAGGCGCTGCCCGGTTTCGACGAGGGTTTCGACGAGGACTTCGGCGCGCTCGCGCGCGCCGCGGCGAGCCCCGACCTGGCGCCCGCGCAGGCGCAACCGCAGGGCGTGCCGCGCTGGCGGCCGCTCGAGCTGGGCGTCAGCGTCGGCACCCTCCCCGCTGCGACCGGCGCGCTCGGCGCGGAGGGGGGCCTGGGCGCGCGGGTCTTCTACCAGCGCGACCTCAACGTGGGCCGCCCCGAAGCGGTCGGGTTCGAGCTCGCTGCACCCTTGGGGCCGGTGCAGCTCGCCGCGGAGCAGATCTTCGACTTCGCGAGCCGCAGCGACGACTCGCTCTTTCAGCTCACCTGGCCCGGCGTGGCGCAGCTGAGCGGCACCGGTTTCCGGCTCCTGCCCCCCACGCTGCTCGGTTTGACGCCCGACCCGCGGCGCGCGACGACCTATCAGCTCAGCTTGCTCGACCAGACGAACCCGAACGCCGAGGTCTACGAGCTGACCTACCGGACCACCTACGGCCCCTTCTCCGACCCCGTGAGCTTCGAGGAGCGCCTGGGGTTTTTCAACACCAGCTTCGTGGCCAACATTGAGCTGCTGCACAGCTACCTGCAGACCCCCGTCGGGCCCATCGGCTTCGGCGTCGACTTTTTGGGGCAGCTGCTGCTGGCCGACGACGCCCTCGCGGTCAGCTACCTGAGTAGCAGCGACCTGACGCTCTCGGTAGACGTGCTCTCGAGGGTGGGGTTGCAGGGGAGCCTCGCCTACGGGGCGACGTTCGACCCCAGCAGCGGCACCTTTTCACAGCGCGCGCTCGCGCTTAATGACTTCGGCTTGACCGTGCGCGTCCTCGACGACCTCTACGTCTCGGCGCTCATCACCGACCTCTGGGACTTTACGGGGACGCGCGCCGACGCGAGCAGCCCCTTTAACCTGCAACCGATCCTCTACGTCACCCTCAACCGCTGCTGCTGGGCGCTCTACGGCGCGCTCGACACCCGCGACGGCACGCTCTCCTTGACCGTCGGCTACCCCGGCGCCGGCGAGGGCTTTTTCGAGTCCGCCTTTGAAACCCCCTTGGCGCTGCCGCGGCGGCGTCCGGAGGGGGGCTTTTAACGGCAGGTAGCATCTGGTCATAGCAGGTAGCATCTGGTCACGGCAGGTAGCATCTGGTGGACGACGCTCTCACACGGCAAAGCGCCCCCTGCACCCACCCCCCGAGAGGTGGCGGTAGCACCGTCTCGCGCCACCGCTTACGAGAAAGGAGCACGATGCTAGGCGACACGACCCAAGTAGGTATGGCCCAAGGAGCGCTGGCCCCAGCCGGTAAGCGCCGTCCCCGCGCCGCGCGCCTCGGCGCAGCCCTTGCAGCCCTGTACGCGCTCCTCGGCGCGGCGCTCCTGACTGCTTGCACCGGCACCGCCGAGCCCGGCAACCCGGTCTTGCTGATCGTCGGCCAGGGGGACGCCGAAGCGAGCGAGGTCGTGCTGATCGAAGACACCTTCGCGGTGCGGGGGGCGACGCCGGACCGCTTCGCCTTCGTGGCGGGGAGTGCGCGGCCCCTCCCCGCCCCCGCCGTGGCCTACGACGTCGTCGACCGCACCACGACCCGCCGCGAGTTGGTGGTGCTCTCCCGGGGCGCCGCCCAAGCCGGGAGCGCCCCCGCGCAGCTCACCTTTTTCGCGCTGAGCGGCCTTAACGCCGCCAATCCC
This window contains:
- a CDS encoding nitrilase-related carbon-nitrogen hydrolase, whose protein sequence is MTVHLIAVQAAMRLADYRDAETFAARVLELAERAVAGLDGAPKLIAFPETIGLPLLLTLGPSGSDYGRVAGSGRVTEAAQRLLQTYWRAVLGTAWRFRALGPEALFLARALPAYRAYTAAFAAAARRTGATVVAGSSFLPHIELEAVRGTHIADPRVYNVAYTFAPTGTLLDRTAKRYLTPGLESHLGLSRALPEAQHTFETPVGRVGVAVCLDGFYSSVVDRFDALGAQIVVQPSANFAPWTRPWPPDPSVTEGEAWLAWGLRAHLQGRLHLRYGINPMLVGGLFDLQARGRTSIVCNARLHDAETEGYRGVLKLAETDDQEEIVRVIVPLKPRCRA
- a CDS encoding winged helix-turn-helix domain-containing protein, which codes for MKHPRAQLDDLLLHPVRFSILALLHHVAKAEFAAVRDAVEVSDSVLSKQLSVLEGAGYVAVEKRFLGKRPNTRLSLTARGREVFATHLEALQAVVNVGLPAEPHERGAARRGEA
- a CDS encoding LptF/LptG family permease, which encodes MSRLRLAGYLLRETAGLYLLGVAAFCLLLSIDTLTVWAGYLIQQNATLGVIARLMLYQLPLFLHLSLPVAAVFAVLLATGRLAKDSELKAAYALGVPPLSLLWPLLGFGVLISVAALLNNGYLEPRGQIAEDELVASFFNARPSAETQRDVSFRQEGGLYYAARIRADTFDRTRAELSGVLVYGDDGTLYSAPYGTWDSEVNTWTLEEVEVLREGEAPRLEPTLTLPFTLQADAGASLSAAENLTLSELYARIEAGRRAGQSVRGDLFNLHRRLADASSAVIFVLIAGALGLHLRGRSAGFGWTIVLLVCFFALWTLSESFFEQGVLSPVVAAWLTTGVVGLIGGALALVRLR
- a CDS encoding LptF/LptG family permease, which encodes MTRRFSLYLVREILPLYAAGLTALLILLLGAFLLLEGVLADAVARGVGPALVARFLLYSIPSAAAMGLPLALLFAALLGITRLSQDSEIKAGLLLGLSPRQFLTPILLLGLLVSTVSFINNELLAPWSYRRAQEALKDILVQSPETLIEAGSFFTDALGRSVYLGSIAPGGVVRDVTVIQPGGTAGPSEVIRAESGVLDEAAGVWRLNGIRMLRYRDGRVVLDAPADEALLPVRGLSASSSTPPELTRLPLRELFARLRGTNPQDAPAEWTALHRKFAEPSAAFAFALFALSIGLYSFRRNFGLGLVSVLFLTFIYYATWSVSNLLGAQGTLPAAVAGWLPFALYLVAGLVLLVLSWRR